In the Deinococcus carri genome, one interval contains:
- a CDS encoding metal ABC transporter ATP-binding protein translates to MLGVENLTVRYGAQPALEDASVRFVPGTFSAIIGPNGAGKSTLLKTLVGLTTPTTGEVVFTDGGSVQDDVAYVPQQQTLDWAFPVTVWDVAMMGRTGRVGWLRWPGRADREQVAEALRQTGVYDLRGRHIGALSGGQRQRVLLARMLARDARVLLLDEPLTGVDAGTQEQLMALLRAQAGEGRAVVMVTHDLEQARRWCDHLVLVNRRIIADGTPEEVYTPRNIEATFSSSHLGHTHAEA, encoded by the coding sequence ATGCTGGGCGTGGAGAACCTGACGGTGCGGTACGGCGCACAGCCGGCGCTGGAAGACGCGAGCGTGCGCTTCGTGCCGGGGACCTTCAGCGCCATCATCGGGCCGAACGGGGCGGGCAAAAGCACGCTGCTGAAAACGCTGGTGGGTCTGACCACCCCGACCACGGGCGAGGTCGTCTTTACTGACGGCGGGAGCGTGCAGGACGACGTGGCCTACGTGCCGCAGCAGCAGACGCTGGACTGGGCCTTTCCCGTCACCGTCTGGGACGTGGCGATGATGGGCCGCACCGGGCGGGTAGGCTGGCTGCGCTGGCCGGGCCGCGCCGACCGCGAACAGGTCGCGGAGGCGCTGCGGCAGACCGGCGTGTACGACCTGCGCGGGCGGCATATCGGGGCGCTGAGCGGCGGGCAGCGGCAACGGGTGCTGCTCGCGCGGATGCTGGCGCGGGACGCGCGGGTGCTCCTGCTCGACGAACCGCTGACCGGGGTGGACGCTGGCACCCAGGAGCAACTGATGGCCCTGCTGCGCGCCCAGGCAGGCGAAGGCCGTGCCGTGGTCATGGTCACCCACGACCTCGAACAGGCCCGGCGCTGGTGCGACCACCTCGTGCTGGTCAACCGCCGCATCATCGCGGACGGCACGCCGGAAGAGGTCTACACGCCGCGCAACATCGAGGCGACGTTCAGCTCCAGCCACCTGGGGCATACCCATGCGGAGGCGTGA
- a CDS encoding metal ABC transporter solute-binding protein, Zn/Mn family translates to MGGQRVQVNVIVPPGGDTHSFQPTTAAIRGLAGSRVLFANGAGLEPWLPKLKAAAPRVPVRELTAGLRLHPLGPDSHGHATLDPHAWWDPTLAAGYVRNVQTALTRLDPAGKATYANNAAAYLKQLAAADAYAKGQFARLPAARRQLVTNHDSLHSLAARYGLKVVGTVLPGLSTEREPSARELAELVQTVKKSGTRVIFTENTVNARLAQTLARETGAKVAPPLYTDALGPQGSAGDTYLKAFRANVDTIVRALK, encoded by the coding sequence GTGGGGGGCCAGCGCGTGCAGGTGAACGTGATTGTGCCCCCCGGCGGCGACACGCACAGTTTTCAGCCGACCACCGCCGCCATTCGCGGCCTGGCGGGGAGCCGGGTGCTGTTCGCCAACGGCGCGGGCCTGGAACCCTGGCTGCCGAAGCTGAAGGCGGCGGCTCCCCGCGTGCCGGTCAGGGAACTCACCGCGGGGCTGAGGCTGCACCCGCTCGGACCGGACAGCCACGGGCACGCCACACTTGACCCCCATGCCTGGTGGGACCCCACCCTCGCCGCTGGGTATGTCCGCAACGTGCAGACGGCCCTGACCCGGCTTGACCCGGCGGGCAAGGCCACCTACGCGAACAACGCCGCCGCCTACCTCAAGCAACTCGCGGCGGCGGACGCCTACGCGAAAGGGCAGTTCGCCCGCCTGCCTGCCGCCCGGCGGCAGCTCGTCACCAACCACGACAGCCTGCATTCCCTGGCGGCCCGCTACGGCCTGAAGGTCGTCGGGACCGTGCTGCCGGGCCTGAGTACCGAGCGCGAACCCAGCGCCCGCGAACTGGCCGAACTGGTGCAGACCGTCAAGAAAAGCGGCACGCGCGTCATCTTCACCGAGAACACCGTCAACGCCCGCCTCGCCCAGACCCTCGCCCGCGAAACCGGAGCGAAGGTCGCCCCGCCCCTCTACACCGACGCCCTCGGTCCGCAGGGCAGCGCGGGGGATACGTACCTGAAGGCGTTCCGGGCGAATGTGGACACGATTGTCAGGGCACTGAAGTAA
- the treS gene encoding maltose alpha-D-glucosyltransferase, with product MTQAAPLPEWYKSAVFYELSVRTYADGNGDGKGDFPGLTGKLDYLKNLGVDCLWLLPWYPSPLRDDGYDVADYVGIHPDLGTLDDFKVFLREAHARGLRVIGDLVTNHTSSDHPWFQAARRGPTLPDGSPNEYFDYYVWSDTGTEYADARIIFTDTETSNWTYDEQAGKYYWHRFFSSQPDLNYDNPKVQEELLTALRFWLDLGLDGFRVDAVPYLIEREGTNCENLPETHAILQNLRRVVDEEYPGRLLLAEANQWPEEVVEYFGTEANPEFHMCFNFPVMPRLYMSLKREDTTSIREIMGRLPQIPRFGQWATFLRNHDELTLEMVTDDERAFMYAAYAPDPRMKINVGIRRRLAPLLDNDRRRIELLTTVLLALPGSPILYYGDEIGMGDNLSLSDRNGVRTPMQWNAGISGGFSTALPEQCFFPPNQDPVYGYQRVNVNAQEQDPGSLLHWVSRQLEVRRHLPAFAYGDLTFIETGNPAVLAFTRHHDGDTLLIVSNFAGNAQAAQLDLSAHVGQRPVTLAGGSHFPVVEEGGVYPMTLGKYDYYWLKLGGVR from the coding sequence ATGACGCAGGCTGCCCCCCTCCCCGAGTGGTACAAGAGCGCCGTCTTCTACGAACTCTCGGTCCGCACCTATGCCGACGGCAACGGCGACGGCAAGGGCGACTTTCCCGGCCTGACCGGAAAGCTCGACTATCTCAAGAATCTGGGCGTGGACTGCCTGTGGCTGCTGCCGTGGTACCCCAGCCCCCTGCGCGACGACGGCTACGACGTGGCCGACTACGTGGGCATTCACCCCGACCTGGGCACGCTGGACGACTTCAAGGTCTTCCTGCGCGAGGCGCACGCCCGCGGCCTGCGCGTGATCGGCGACCTGGTGACCAACCACACCTCCTCCGACCACCCGTGGTTCCAGGCGGCGCGGCGCGGCCCCACCCTGCCCGACGGCAGCCCCAACGAGTACTTCGACTACTACGTCTGGAGCGATACCGGCACCGAATACGCCGACGCCCGCATCATCTTCACCGACACCGAGACGAGCAACTGGACCTACGACGAGCAGGCCGGCAAGTACTACTGGCACCGCTTCTTCTCGTCGCAGCCCGACCTCAATTACGACAACCCCAAGGTGCAGGAGGAACTGCTCACGGCCCTGCGCTTCTGGCTGGACCTGGGGCTGGACGGCTTCCGGGTGGATGCCGTGCCCTACCTGATCGAGCGCGAGGGCACCAACTGCGAGAACCTGCCCGAGACGCACGCCATCCTCCAGAATCTCCGCCGCGTCGTGGACGAGGAATATCCGGGCCGCCTGCTGCTTGCGGAGGCGAACCAGTGGCCGGAGGAGGTCGTGGAATACTTCGGCACCGAGGCGAACCCCGAGTTCCACATGTGCTTCAACTTCCCGGTGATGCCCCGGCTGTATATGAGCCTGAAGCGCGAGGACACCACCTCCATTCGCGAGATCATGGGCCGCCTGCCGCAGATTCCCCGATTCGGCCAGTGGGCGACCTTCCTGCGCAACCACGATGAACTCACGCTGGAGATGGTGACCGACGACGAGCGGGCCTTCATGTACGCGGCCTACGCGCCCGACCCGCGCATGAAGATCAACGTGGGCATCCGCCGCCGCCTCGCGCCGCTGCTCGACAACGACCGCCGCCGCATCGAGCTGCTGACCACCGTGCTGCTGGCCCTGCCCGGCAGCCCCATCCTGTACTACGGCGACGAGATCGGCATGGGCGACAACCTCTCGCTCTCCGACCGCAACGGCGTGCGGACCCCGATGCAGTGGAACGCGGGCATCAGCGGTGGATTCTCGACCGCCCTGCCCGAGCAGTGTTTCTTTCCGCCCAACCAGGACCCGGTGTACGGCTACCAGCGCGTGAACGTGAACGCCCAGGAACAGGACCCCGGCAGCCTGCTGCACTGGGTGTCCCGCCAGCTCGAGGTGCGCCGCCACCTCCCCGCCTTCGCGTACGGCGACCTCACCTTTATCGAGACAGGCAACCCCGCCGTCCTGGCCTTCACCCGCCACCACGACGGCGACACCCTGCTGATTGTCAGCAACTTTGCCGGGAACGCCCAGGCCGCGCAGCTCGACCTCTCTGCGCACGTGGGCCAGCGTCCTGTCACGCTCGCCGGGGGCAGCCACTTCCCGGTGGTGGAGGAGGGCGGCGTGTACCCGATGACGCTGGGCAAGTACGACTATTACTGGTTGAAGCTGGGGGGGGTGAGATAG
- a CDS encoding ABC-F family ATP-binding cassette domain-containing protein yields MLLRLKGVARVYGDQTIFEDVDLEVGVGERLALIGENGSGKSTLLRLMAGTDAPDAGTVMRVGRVALLTQHADGGTGTVLDAVTPEDLRSAQKAFDGASARLPEGTDEALNAFAEAEEAYRLAGGYDFGVRAAGVLHGLGLDPQAQAARLSGGQTRRVMLARLLLSPADLYLLDEPTNHLDAGGAAWLEGWIRASDAAFVLASHDRAFLDAAATRTAELERGRLTVYPGAYTAAMELKAALREAQARDHAAYKRRREALDEEQRRRASKAAAGFNRNRASDGDKMLAGRKAEWGQKVHAARARALATQIERLDTHAAEKPYQDRRTVRLDLPDAPPGPAEVLTVRDLSATRGGQAVLSGVRLDVRRGDRIALTGPNGGGKSTLLAALLGQMPHMGEVHWGQGLCLYAAGQHGEELAGLGTVGEALLNANPALTPHQLHEVAAQVQLPGPAVPLAGLSGGQRTRLSLARLNVTRAQVLVLDEPTNHLDLPAIEALEGLLLTFPGTVLLASHDRTLVGRVATRVWEVGRGGVAED; encoded by the coding sequence TTGTTGTTGCGTTTGAAGGGGGTCGCCCGCGTGTATGGCGACCAGACGATTTTCGAGGATGTGGACCTGGAGGTCGGCGTGGGCGAGCGGCTCGCGCTGATCGGGGAGAACGGGAGCGGCAAAAGCACCCTGCTGCGCCTGATGGCGGGGACAGATGCGCCCGACGCGGGCACGGTGATGCGAGTGGGCCGCGTGGCCCTGCTGACCCAGCACGCCGACGGCGGAACAGGCACCGTGCTGGACGCGGTGACGCCAGAAGACCTGCGCTCGGCACAGAAAGCGTTCGACGGGGCATCGGCCCGACTCCCCGAGGGCACCGACGAGGCGCTGAATGCCTTCGCGGAAGCCGAGGAAGCGTACCGCCTGGCAGGGGGCTATGACTTCGGGGTGCGGGCGGCGGGCGTGCTGCACGGTCTGGGGCTGGATCCGCAGGCGCAGGCGGCGCGGCTCTCCGGCGGGCAGACCCGGCGGGTGATGCTGGCCCGGCTGCTCCTCTCCCCCGCCGACCTGTACCTGCTGGACGAACCGACCAACCACCTGGACGCGGGCGGCGCGGCGTGGCTGGAAGGCTGGATTCGCGCCAGTGACGCGGCCTTTGTCCTCGCCAGCCACGACCGCGCCTTTCTGGACGCCGCAGCGACCCGCACGGCGGAACTGGAACGCGGGCGGCTGACGGTCTACCCCGGCGCGTACACGGCCGCGATGGAGTTGAAGGCCGCGCTGCGGGAGGCGCAGGCGCGCGATCACGCGGCCTACAAACGCCGGCGGGAGGCGCTGGACGAGGAACAGCGGCGGCGGGCCAGCAAGGCAGCGGCGGGTTTCAACCGCAACCGCGCGTCCGACGGGGACAAGATGCTGGCGGGCCGCAAGGCCGAGTGGGGCCAGAAGGTCCACGCCGCCCGCGCCAGGGCACTGGCAACCCAGATCGAACGCCTGGACACCCACGCCGCCGAAAAGCCCTACCAGGACCGCCGCACCGTCCGCCTCGACCTCCCGGACGCCCCACCCGGCCCCGCCGAGGTGCTGACCGTCCGCGACCTGAGCGCGACGCGCGGCGGGCAGGCGGTGCTGTCGGGCGTCCGCCTGGACGTGCGCCGGGGCGACCGTATCGCCCTGACCGGACCCAACGGCGGCGGCAAAAGCACGCTGCTGGCGGCCCTGCTGGGCCAGATGCCCCACATGGGCGAGGTCCACTGGGGCCAGGGCCTGTGCCTCTACGCGGCGGGCCAGCACGGCGAGGAACTCGCGGGCCTGGGGACGGTCGGGGAGGCGCTGCTGAACGCGAATCCCGCCCTCACGCCGCACCAGCTCCACGAGGTCGCCGCGCAGGTGCAGCTTCCGGGTCCCGCTGTTCCCCTCGCGGGCCTGTCGGGCGGGCAACGCACCCGCCTGAGCCTCGCGCGCCTGAACGTGACGCGGGCGCAGGTGCTGGTGCTGGACGAACCCACCAACCATCTGGACCTCCCCGCGATTGAGGCGCTGGAAGGCCTCCTCCTCACCTTCCCCGGCACGGTGCTGCTCGCCAGCCACGACCGCACGCTGGTGGGCCGGGTGGCGACACGGGTGTGGGAGGTGGGCAGGGGCGGGGTGGCCGAGGACTAG
- a CDS encoding Bax inhibitor-1/YccA family protein produces the protein MQLTATRTENLVRTFMARTYSWMAAGLALTAGVAYLTAQNEALAYQVMQFRLPLVLAQLALVFVLSLAAQRLSSAVAGLLFIAYAALTGLTFSALLFAYSPSAVIAAFLTTAGTFAAMSVAGFVIKKDLSAMGRFFLFAVLGLFVAMLVNLFVVSSALTLGISIVGVLLFAGLTAYDTQMLRNLALSGVSGEMAERAAINGALALYLDFINMFLFILRLFGFAGSSRD, from the coding sequence ATGCAACTGACTGCCACAAGAACGGAAAATCTGGTCCGGACCTTCATGGCGCGGACGTACTCGTGGATGGCGGCGGGGCTGGCGCTGACGGCCGGGGTCGCGTACCTGACGGCGCAGAACGAGGCGCTGGCGTATCAGGTGATGCAGTTCCGGCTGCCGCTGGTGCTGGCGCAGCTCGCGCTGGTGTTCGTGCTGAGCCTGGCCGCGCAGCGCCTCAGCAGCGCCGTGGCGGGCCTGCTGTTCATCGCCTACGCCGCGCTGACCGGCCTCACCTTCAGCGCCCTGCTGTTCGCCTACAGCCCCAGTGCCGTCATCGCGGCCTTTCTGACCACGGCAGGCACCTTCGCGGCCATGAGCGTGGCGGGCTTCGTCATCAAGAAAGACCTCAGCGCGATGGGCCGCTTCTTCCTGTTCGCCGTGCTGGGCCTGTTCGTCGCCATGCTGGTGAACCTGTTCGTGGTGAGCAGCGCCCTGACCCTGGGCATCAGCATCGTCGGCGTGCTGCTGTTCGCGGGCCTGACCGCCTACGACACGCAGATGCTGCGCAACCTCGCCCTGAGCGGGGTCAGCGGCGAGATGGCCGAGCGGGCCGCTATCAACGGCGCGCTGGCCCTGTACCTCGATTTCATCAATATGTTCCTGTTTATCCTGCGGCTGTTCGGGTTCGCGGGGAGCAGCAGGGATTGA
- a CDS encoding metal ABC transporter permease: protein MHWLTDPLQFDFFLRAIAAVVLVSVLCALVGAWVVLRGLSYIGDAMSHAVLPGIVGAFLTGGNLLVGALAAAVLTALGIGAVGQRSGLKQDSAIGIVFVGMFALGVVMLSRASTFTTDLSNFLIGNPLGVTPGDLWAALGVTVVVGVLLTAVQKELLLASFDPTEARAIGLPVRGLNNLLLILIGLVVVLTVQLVGTTLSVSLLITSSAAARLLARSLKKMILLAALLGTVGGVAGLYLSYFLNTAPGATIVLVNTAIFLLALVLRRRE, encoded by the coding sequence ATGCACTGGCTGACCGACCCCCTGCAATTCGACTTCTTCCTGCGGGCCATCGCGGCCGTGGTGCTGGTCAGTGTGCTGTGTGCGCTGGTGGGGGCATGGGTGGTGCTGCGCGGGCTGAGCTACATCGGGGACGCGATGAGCCACGCGGTGCTGCCCGGCATCGTGGGGGCGTTTCTGACGGGGGGGAACCTGCTCGTGGGGGCGCTGGCAGCGGCCGTGTTGACGGCGCTGGGCATCGGCGCGGTCGGCCAGCGCAGCGGGCTGAAGCAGGACAGCGCCATCGGCATCGTGTTCGTGGGGATGTTCGCGCTGGGCGTGGTGATGCTCTCGCGTGCCTCCACCTTCACCACCGACCTGAGCAACTTCCTGATTGGCAATCCGCTGGGGGTCACGCCCGGCGACCTGTGGGCGGCGCTGGGGGTCACGGTGGTCGTCGGCGTGCTGCTGACGGCGGTGCAAAAGGAACTGCTGCTGGCCTCCTTCGACCCCACCGAGGCGCGCGCCATCGGCCTGCCGGTGCGTGGGCTGAACAACCTGCTGCTGATCCTGATTGGCCTGGTGGTGGTGCTGACCGTGCAACTCGTGGGCACCACCCTCAGCGTGAGCCTGCTGATCACCTCCAGCGCCGCCGCCCGGTTGCTGGCCCGCAGCCTGAAGAAGATGATTCTGCTCGCCGCCCTGCTGGGCACGGTCGGCGGCGTGGCGGGGCTGTACCTCAGCTATTTCCTGAACACCGCGCCGGGCGCGACCATCGTGCTGGTCAACACGGCGATTTTTCTGCTGGCGCTGGTGCTGCGGCGGCGGGAGTGA
- a CDS encoding TCR/Tet family MFS transporter produces the protein MRQRPAALIFILATALIDVMGIGLIIPVLPGLVKELAGSEAAGARFIGWLTSAYAVMQFLCAPILGTLSDRYGRRPVLLLSLLGMAFDYVLLYFAPSLGWLLLGRLVAGVTGASLTVANAYIADVSPPEDRAKNFGLLGATFGLGFILGPALGGLLGDFGLRLPFLAAAGLTGLNFLYGLLVLPESLPASARGRRLSRSALNPFTPLKALGEYPITRNLAGTFVLLGLAGQTIFSTWVLYTEGVLNWSPAQNGVALAFFGLLTAGVQAGLIGRAMAVLGERRTILLGLVMSVGEFLVLSFARTSFLLYLSLIFGALGGLANPAIQGLISRQVSETEQGRVQGAITSLNSLVGVVGPILATAVFAYFNGGGAGVRLPGAAFLMGAAFAVLGTLLVWAVLRRMPGQRAGVPGEVNGD, from the coding sequence ATGCGTCAACGTCCTGCGGCCCTCATCTTTATTCTGGCGACCGCCCTGATTGACGTGATGGGCATTGGCCTGATCATTCCCGTGCTGCCGGGGCTGGTCAAGGAACTGGCGGGGTCGGAGGCGGCAGGGGCGCGCTTCATCGGCTGGCTGACGTCGGCCTACGCGGTGATGCAGTTTCTGTGCGCGCCGATTCTGGGCACGCTCTCGGACCGCTACGGGCGGCGGCCCGTGCTGCTGCTGAGCCTGCTGGGCATGGCCTTCGACTACGTGCTGCTGTACTTCGCGCCCAGCCTGGGGTGGTTGCTGCTGGGCCGCCTCGTGGCCGGGGTGACGGGCGCGAGCCTGACGGTGGCGAACGCCTACATCGCGGACGTGTCGCCGCCCGAGGACCGCGCGAAGAACTTCGGGCTGCTGGGGGCCACCTTCGGGCTGGGCTTCATCCTGGGACCGGCGCTGGGCGGGTTGCTGGGCGACTTCGGGCTGCGGCTGCCGTTCCTGGCGGCGGCGGGCCTCACGGGGCTGAACTTTCTGTACGGCCTCCTGGTGCTGCCCGAATCGCTGCCCGCCTCGGCGCGGGGCCGGCGGCTCAGCCGCAGCGCGCTCAATCCCTTCACGCCGCTCAAGGCCCTGGGCGAGTACCCCATCACGCGTAACCTCGCGGGCACCTTCGTGCTGCTGGGGCTGGCGGGACAGACCATCTTCAGCACCTGGGTGCTGTACACCGAGGGGGTGCTGAACTGGTCCCCGGCCCAGAACGGCGTGGCCCTCGCGTTCTTCGGCCTGCTGACGGCGGGTGTGCAGGCGGGACTGATTGGCCGGGCGATGGCGGTGCTGGGCGAGCGGCGCACCATCTTGCTGGGTCTGGTCATGTCGGTCGGGGAGTTCCTGGTGCTGAGCTTCGCGCGCACCTCCTTCCTGCTGTACCTCTCGCTGATCTTCGGCGCGCTGGGCGGCCTCGCCAACCCGGCCATCCAGGGCCTGATCAGCCGCCAGGTCAGCGAGACCGAGCAGGGCCGGGTGCAGGGGGCCATCACCAGTCTCAACAGCCTGGTGGGTGTGGTGGGGCCGATTCTCGCCACGGCCGTGTTCGCGTACTTCAACGGGGGCGGCGCGGGGGTGCGCCTCCCCGGTGCGGCGTTCCTGATGGGCGCGGCCTTTGCCGTCCTCGGCACGCTGCTGGTGTGGGCGGTGCTGCGGCGGATGCCTGGGCAGAGGGCGGGGGTACCAGGCGAGGTGAATGGGGATTAG
- the treY gene encoding malto-oligosyltrehalose synthase, whose amino-acid sequence MTAPTPHAPQPTTHLPSATYRLQLHRDFDFAAARRVLPYLKRLGITDLYLSPVWTSAPGSTHGYDVTDHARVDPELGGEGGLRRLAARARELGLGLIVDFVPNHMGIQGGHNPYWEDVLTHGQASRYAHFFDISWQPLKRALENKVLLPVLGDQYGRVLERGELHLGREGGRFFLTYWERRLPLSPRTLAPLLEEVAGQLDAGTPEQAELASVARAAGNLPRSASADLTDEDRLARAQEGEVITRRLGALAEASPAVRTALGRVVEAVNADPARLDALIQEQNYRLASWRVAAEEINYRRFFDINDLAALRMEDPRVFAWAHARLLELVQDGVVQGVRLDHTDGLFDPAGYFRALQRGAAEALGREWREGEALPLYVVAEKILEPGERLPEDWAVHGTTGYDFLAQLNGVFVDRQSEEELTAIYRRFTGDRESYGEHLYRGKLLIQRVSLPGEVNVLAEHLERIAEADLRSRDFTLVALRDAIREVIAAFPVYRTYVRPDGSREPGDNAKIEQAVRDARGHSRQGQRDLDPSLFDFLEAVLKLDAPDEATRERYAGFALKFQQLTGPVTAKGAEDTAFYRYARLLSLNEVGGDPALFGTPRQAFHRDAAQRAEHWPGSMLAGSTHDTKRGEDTRARISVLSELPQTWAAYLSAWSPLIRPLERSLDLGPAPTALDVYTFLQSALGAYPLDGRLDDFADRLSAYALKAAREAKLRTGWASPDGEYEEALDGLVRGLLSEERFAESLRELHTRVSPYGAQNGLSAALVRLTAPGVPDTYQGSEGWNQSLVDPDNRRPVDYAWRTRLLARIEKRHAGDGLRLAGDLLARYEDGGVKLLVTWAALQARAAHPDLFRQGRYRPIEAGKYLLAFAREHGDEVAVTVAPRLTYTLTRERTPWALGEVWGNRQLTLPRPGTYENVLTGQRFQARGEKIPLARVLEGFPLALLVRR is encoded by the coding sequence ATGACCGCCCCCACGCCCCACGCCCCACAACCCACAACCCACCTCCCCTCCGCCACCTATCGCCTCCAACTGCACCGTGACTTCGACTTCGCGGCGGCCCGCCGGGTGCTGCCGTACCTGAAGCGGCTGGGCATCACGGACCTGTACCTCTCCCCGGTCTGGACGAGCGCGCCGGGGTCCACCCACGGCTATGACGTGACCGACCACGCGCGGGTGGACCCCGAACTGGGCGGCGAGGGGGGGCTGCGGCGGCTGGCGGCGCGGGCGCGGGAACTGGGCCTGGGCCTCATCGTGGACTTCGTGCCCAACCACATGGGCATCCAGGGCGGGCACAATCCGTACTGGGAAGACGTGCTGACCCACGGGCAGGCCAGCCGCTACGCGCACTTCTTCGACATCTCCTGGCAGCCGCTCAAGCGGGCGCTGGAGAACAAGGTGCTGCTGCCGGTGCTGGGCGACCAGTACGGGCGCGTGCTGGAGCGCGGCGAACTGCACCTGGGGCGGGAGGGCGGACGCTTCTTCCTCACCTACTGGGAACGCCGCCTGCCCCTCTCGCCGCGCACCCTCGCGCCGCTGCTGGAGGAGGTGGCGGGGCAACTCGACGCCGGGACGCCCGAGCAGGCCGAACTCGCCTCCGTCGCGCGGGCGGCGGGCAACCTCCCCCGCAGCGCGAGCGCCGACCTGACCGACGAGGACCGCCTGGCGCGGGCGCAGGAGGGCGAAGTCATCACCCGCCGTCTGGGGGCGCTGGCGGAAGCGTCCCCCGCAGTTCGCACGGCCCTGGGCCGCGTGGTGGAGGCCGTGAATGCCGACCCCGCCCGCCTCGACGCGCTGATTCAGGAACAGAACTACCGCCTGGCCTCCTGGCGGGTGGCGGCCGAGGAAATCAACTACCGGCGCTTTTTCGACATCAACGACCTCGCGGCGCTGCGGATGGAAGACCCGCGCGTGTTCGCCTGGGCGCACGCGAGGCTGCTCGAACTCGTCCAAGACGGCGTGGTGCAGGGCGTGCGGCTCGACCACACCGACGGCCTCTTCGACCCCGCGGGGTACTTCCGGGCGCTGCAACGCGGCGCGGCGGAGGCGCTGGGGCGCGAGTGGCGGGAGGGTGAGGCACTGCCCCTCTACGTGGTCGCGGAAAAGATTCTGGAACCCGGCGAGCGGCTGCCCGAGGACTGGGCGGTTCACGGCACCACCGGCTACGACTTCCTCGCGCAACTGAACGGCGTCTTCGTGGATCGCCAGAGCGAGGAGGAGCTGACGGCCATCTACCGCCGCTTCACCGGGGACCGCGAGAGCTACGGCGAACACCTCTACCGCGGCAAGCTGCTGATCCAGCGCGTCTCGCTGCCCGGCGAGGTGAACGTGCTGGCCGAGCATTTGGAACGCATCGCGGAAGCTGACCTGCGCTCGCGCGACTTCACGCTGGTGGCGCTGCGGGACGCCATCCGCGAGGTCATCGCCGCCTTCCCGGTGTACCGCACCTACGTGCGCCCCGACGGCTCGCGCGAGCCGGGCGACAACGCCAAGATTGAGCAGGCCGTCCGCGACGCGCGGGGCCACAGCCGCCAGGGCCAGCGCGACCTCGACCCCAGCCTCTTCGACTTTCTGGAGGCGGTCCTCAAGCTCGACGCGCCCGACGAGGCCACCCGCGAGCGCTACGCGGGCTTCGCGCTCAAGTTCCAGCAGCTCACCGGCCCGGTGACGGCGAAGGGGGCGGAGGATACAGCCTTTTACCGCTACGCGCGGCTGCTCTCACTGAACGAGGTGGGCGGCGACCCGGCGCTGTTCGGCACGCCCCGGCAGGCGTTTCACCGGGACGCGGCGCAGCGGGCGGAACACTGGCCCGGCTCCATGCTCGCGGGCAGCACCCACGACACCAAACGCGGCGAGGACACCCGCGCCCGCATCAGCGTGCTGTCGGAACTGCCGCAGACCTGGGCGGCGTACCTGAGCGCCTGGTCGCCCCTGATTCGGCCGCTGGAACGTTCCCTGGACCTGGGACCCGCCCCCACCGCGCTCGACGTCTACACCTTCCTCCAGTCCGCGCTGGGAGCCTACCCGCTGGACGGGCGGCTGGACGACTTCGCGGACCGCCTGAGCGCCTATGCTCTCAAGGCCGCACGCGAGGCCAAACTCCGCACGGGTTGGGCCTCCCCCGACGGCGAGTACGAGGAGGCGCTGGACGGCCTGGTGCGCGGGCTGCTGTCCGAGGAGCGGTTCGCGGAAAGCCTGCGCGAACTGCATACCCGTGTCAGCCCCTACGGCGCGCAGAACGGCCTCTCGGCGGCCCTGGTCCGCCTGACCGCCCCCGGCGTCCCCGACACCTACCAGGGGTCGGAGGGCTGGAACCAGAGCCTGGTGGACCCCGACAACCGCCGCCCGGTGGACTACGCCTGGCGCACCCGTCTGCTTGCCCGCATCGAGAAACGCCACGCGGGCGACGGCCTGCGGCTCGCCGGGGACCTCCTCGCGCGCTACGAGGACGGCGGCGTGAAGCTGCTGGTCACGTGGGCCGCCCTCCAGGCCCGCGCCGCCCACCCCGACCTGTTCCGGCAGGGCCGTTACCGCCCCATCGAGGCCGGGAAGTACCTGCTGGCCTTTGCCCGCGAACACGGGGACGAGGTGGCCGTGACCGTCGCCCCGCGCCTGACGTACACCCTCACCCGCGAGCGCACCCCCTGGGCACTGGGCGAGGTGTGGGGCAACCGCCAACTGACCCTCCCCCGCCCCGGCACCTACGAGAACGTGCTGACCGGCCAGCGCTTCCAGGCCAGGGGCGAGAAAATCCCGCTGGCGCGGGTACTGGAGGGGTTCCCGCTGGCACTGCTGGTGAGGAGGTAG